From Brassica oleracea var. oleracea cultivar TO1000 chromosome C3, BOL, whole genome shotgun sequence, a single genomic window includes:
- the LOC106330459 gene encoding uncharacterized protein LOC106330459 has protein sequence MDPNSYNNASKFVDLLTSQQSVFGFPQDSVQLSSSQVPYFGTQAHEASNFAEEGSAERREWKQWTPIDDLVLISAWLNTSKDAVVGNEQRCGTFWKRVEAYVAASPKFIEHREARSSKRRKCDDGAQSSTSHTHETTNGEEDQGASRPPGVKAAKAQRNKKDLAAEKKKDLPDGKVVAAFENMWSIKKEDLALKEKLSKMKMLECLLAKSEPLADYEEALKKKLITDLLP, from the exons ATGGATCCTAATTCTTATAACAACGCGTCTAAGTTTGTTGATCTGCTTACTAGTCAACAAAGTGTGTTCGGTTTTCCTCAAGATAGTGTCCAACTATCTTCTTCTCAAGTCCCTTATTTTGGAACTCAAGCTCACGAAGCTTCAAACTTTGCTGAAGAGGGTTCTGCAGAGCGTAGAGAATGGAAGCAGTGGACGCCAATCGATGATCTTGTACTCATCAGCGCATGGTTGAATACAAGTAAGGATGCTGTTGTAGGCAATGAGCAGAGGTGTGGTACTTTCTGGAAGAGGGTTGAAGCATACGTTGCCGCATCTCCTAAGTTTATTGAACACAGAGAGGCAA GAAGCTCTAAACGGAGGAAGTGTGATGATGGCGCTCAATCATCAACCTCACACACACATGAAACGACCAATGGTGAAGAAGATCAAGGCGCCAGTCGTCCGCCAGGTGTGAAGGCAGCTAAGGCCCAGCGTAACAAGAAGGATTTGGCAGCGGAGAAGAAGAAGGATTTGCCAGATGGAAAGGTGGTGGCTGCGTTTGAAAATATGTGGAGCATCAAGAAGGAAGACTTGGCTTTGAAAGAGAAACTGTCAAAGATGAAGATGCTTGAGTGTCTGCTTGCAAAATCAGAACCTTTAGCTGACTATGAAGAAGCTCTGAAGAAGAAGCTTATCACTGACCTGTTGCCTTAA
- the LOC106335395 gene encoding SEC1 family transport protein SLY1 — translation MALNLRQKQTECIIRMLNLNQPLKQSGTANEEVYKILIYDKFCQNILSPLIHVKDLRKHGVTLYFLIDKDRKTVRDVPAVYFVQPTQSNIHRIISDASEALYDTFHLNFSSSIPRPLLEDLASGTLKSGSVEKVSKVYDQYLEFVTLEDNLFSLAQQNTYVQLNDPKAVEKDIEAIIERVVNGLFCVLVTLGVVPVIRCPSGGGPAEMVASLLDQKLRDHLLSKNNMFAEGGGFMSSFQRPLLCIFDRNFELSVGIQHDFRYRPLVHDVLGLKLNRLNVQGEKGGMKSFELDSSDPFWSANSSLEFPEVAVEIETQLNKYKRDVEEVNKRTGGGSGAEFDGTDLIGNTKHLMNAVNSLPELTERKQVIDKHTNIATALLGQIKERSIDAFTKKESDMMMRGGIDRAELMAALKGKGTKMDKLRFAIMYLISTETINQSEVESVEAALNEAGADTSAFQYVKKIKSLNVSLAASANSASRSNIVDWAEKLYGQSISAVTAGVKNLLSSDQQLAVTRTVEALTEGKPNPEFDSYLLLDPRAPKPSSGGGSHVKGPFREAMVFMIGGGNYVEYGSLQELTQRQLTVKNVIYGATEILTGSELVEQLGLLGKKMGLGGSVAASSSSGH, via the exons ATGGCTCTCAATCTCCGCCAGAAACAAACAG AATGTATAATCCGGATGCTGAATCTGAACCAACCTTTGAAACAAAGCGGAACTGCAAACGAGGAAGTCTACAAGATCTTGATCTACGACAAGTTCTGCCAAAACATTCTATCCCCTTTGATCCACGTCAAGGATCTGCGTAAACATGGAGTCACGCTCTACTTCCTCATAGACAAAGACCGCAAAACCGTCCGTGACGTCCCCGCCGTCTACTTCGTTCAGCCCACTCAGTCCAACATCCACAGGATCATATCCGACGCTTCTGAGGCTCTCTACGACACCTTCCATCTCAACTTCTCGTCTTCCATCCCTCGTCCGCTTCTCGAGGACCTCGCTTCGGGTACTCTCAAGTCGGGTTCGGTTGAGAAAGTCTCCAAGGTGTATGATCAGTATCTGGAGTTTGTGACTTTGGAGGATAACTTGTTCTCCTTGGCTCAGCAGAATACTTATGTTCAGTTGAATGATCCTAAAGCTGTGGAGAAGGATATCGAGGCCATTATCGAGAGGGTTGTTAATGGGTTGTTTTGTGTGTTGGTGACGCTTGGTGTGGTCCCTGTTATTAGGTGTCCTAGTGGTGGTGGACCTGCGGAGATGGTGGCGTCTTTGTTGGATCAGAAGCTGAGGGATCATCTTTTGTCTAAGAACAATATGTTTGCTGAAGGAGGTGGTTTCATGAGCTCCTTTCAGCGTCCTCTCTTGTGTATTTTCGACAGGAACTTTGAGCTTTCGGTTGGGATTCAGCATGATTTTAGGTACAGGCCTCTTGTGCACGATGTTCTTGGGTTGAAGCTCAACAGGTTGAACGTGCAGGGAGAGAAAGGAGGGATGAAGTCGTTTGAGCTGGACAGTTCTGACCCGTTCTGGTCTGCAAATAGCTCTCTGGAGTTTCCAGAAGTGGCTGTGGAGATTGAGACTCAGTTGAACAAGTACAAGAGAGATGTTGAAGAGGTTAACAAGAGAACAGGTGGTGGGAGTGGTGCTGAGTTTGATGGGACGGATTTGATCGGGAACACAAAGCATCTCATGAACGCTGTGAACTCTCTCCCGGAGTTAACCGAGAGGAAGCAAGTAATTGACAAGCACACCAACATCGCAACCGCGCTCTTAGGACAGATCAAGGAGAGATCTATCGATGCTTTCACTAAGAAAGAGAGTGACATGATGATGAGAGGCGGAATCGACAGAGCCGAGCTTATGGCTGCTCTTAAAGGCAAAGGTACAAAGATGGACAAGCTCAGGTTCGCAATCATGTACTTGATCTCCACGGAAACCATAAACCAATCAGAAGTTGAGTCCGTGGAAGCAGCGCTGAACGAAGCTGGAGCTGACACAAGCGCGTTTCAGTACGTGAAGAAGATCAAATCCTTGAACGTGTCTCTCGCAGCTTCAGCGAACTCAGCAAGCAGAAGCAACATTGTAGACTGGGCCGAGAAGCTTTACGGGCAATCCATAAGCGCGGTCACTGCAGGAGTCAAGAATCTGTTGTCTAGTGATCAACAGTTGGCGGTGACTCGAACCGTTGAAGCTTTAACGGAAGGAAAACCGAACCCAGAGTTCGATTCTTACCTTCTGCTTGACCCAAGAGCTCCAAAGCCTAGCTCAGGTGGTGGTAGCCACGTGAAGGGACCGTTTAGAGAAGCAATGGTGTTCATGATCGGTGGAGGGAACTACGTTGAGTATGGGAGTTTGCAGGAGCTGACACAGAGACAGTTAACCGTGAAGAACGTTATTTACGGAGCAACAGAGATTCTTACTGGGAGTGAGTTGGTGGAACAGCTTGGGCTTTTGGGTAAGAAGATGGGTTTGGGAGGTTCGGTCGCTGCGTCCTCTTCGTCTGGTCACTGA
- the LOC106328468 gene encoding tropomyosin alpha-1 chain-like isoform X1, with protein MACKEDTKASAQDEATEEICKTELESRRFLVDSLEAELLDVKAYLDFGSEEDARKELGVLSSRVRATATILRYLRSKARALSIPDLPQMEHEKDGGSSSCIEDEMLQSIEMVTGVLESLVRRVTEAESETAVQKEMALLGEEELSRKTVQIENLSLKLQEMERFAHGTNGVLSEMRERIEELVEETMRQREKAVENEEELCRVKREFESLKSYVSTFTNVRETLLSSERQFKTIEELFERLVTKTTQLEGEKAQKEVEVQKLMEENVKLAALLDKKEAQLLALNEQCKVMALSGSNI; from the exons ATGGCTTGTAAAGAAGATACTAAAGCATCTGCACAAGATGAAGCCACTGAGGAGATATGTAAGACTGAATTGGAATCTCGTCGGTTTCTGGTAGATAGTTTAGAAGCTGAGCTTTTGGATGTCAAAGCTTACCTTGACTTTGGTTCAGAAGAAGACGCCAGAAAGGAGTTAGGCGTTCTTTCAAGTAGGGTGAGAGCAACTGCAACAATACTGCGCTATTTAAGATCAAAAGCTAGAGCTTTGTCCATTCCTGATCTACCTCAGATGGAACATGAGAAAGACGGTGGTTCATCCTCGTGTATAGAGGATGAGATGCTCCAGTCCATAGAGATGGTTACTGGTGTGCTTGAGTCTCTCGTTAGGAGAGTCACAGAAGCAGAGTCCGAGACGGCTGTTCAGAAGGAGATGGCGCTTTTGGGAGAGGAGGAACTTAGCAGGAAGACGGTCCAAATCGAGAATCTGTCTTTGAAGCTACAGGAGATGGAGAGATTTGCTCACGGGACTAATGGTGTCCTGAGCGAAATGAGAGAGAGGATTGAGGAGCTAGTTGAAGAGACGATGAGACAGAGGGAGAAAGCTGTTGAGAATGAAGAGGAGCTGTGTCGTGTGAAGAGAGAGTTCGAGTCTCTTAAAAGCTATGTCAGTACTTTTACCAATGTTAGAGAAACACTTCTTTCTTCCGAGAGGCAATTCAAAACCATCGAGGAGCTTTTTGAACG GTTGGTGACTAAGACGACACAGCTAGAGGGGGAGAAGGCGCAGAAGGAGGTTGAAGTTCAGAAACTGATGGAAGAGAATGTGAAGCTGGCGGCACTTCTTGATAAGAAAGAAGCTCAGCTTCTAGCTTTGAATGAACAATGCAAAGTTATGGCTTTAAGTGGATCAAACATCTGA
- the LOC106328468 gene encoding tropomyosin alpha-1 chain-like isoform X2: MACKEDTKASAQDEATEEICKTELESRRFLVDSLEAELLDVKAYLDFGSEEDRVRATATILRYLRSKARALSIPDLPQMEHEKDGGSSSCIEDEMLQSIEMVTGVLESLVRRVTEAESETAVQKEMALLGEEELSRKTVQIENLSLKLQEMERFAHGTNGVLSEMRERIEELVEETMRQREKAVENEEELCRVKREFESLKSYVSTFTNVRETLLSSERQFKTIEELFERLVTKTTQLEGEKAQKEVEVQKLMEENVKLAALLDKKEAQLLALNEQCKVMALSGSNI, translated from the exons ATGGCTTGTAAAGAAGATACTAAAGCATCTGCACAAGATGAAGCCACTGAGGAGATATGTAAGACTGAATTGGAATCTCGTCGGTTTCTGGTAGATAGTTTAGAAGCTGAGCTTTTGGATGTCAAAGCTTACCTTGACTTTGGTTCAGAAGAAGAC AGGGTGAGAGCAACTGCAACAATACTGCGCTATTTAAGATCAAAAGCTAGAGCTTTGTCCATTCCTGATCTACCTCAGATGGAACATGAGAAAGACGGTGGTTCATCCTCGTGTATAGAGGATGAGATGCTCCAGTCCATAGAGATGGTTACTGGTGTGCTTGAGTCTCTCGTTAGGAGAGTCACAGAAGCAGAGTCCGAGACGGCTGTTCAGAAGGAGATGGCGCTTTTGGGAGAGGAGGAACTTAGCAGGAAGACGGTCCAAATCGAGAATCTGTCTTTGAAGCTACAGGAGATGGAGAGATTTGCTCACGGGACTAATGGTGTCCTGAGCGAAATGAGAGAGAGGATTGAGGAGCTAGTTGAAGAGACGATGAGACAGAGGGAGAAAGCTGTTGAGAATGAAGAGGAGCTGTGTCGTGTGAAGAGAGAGTTCGAGTCTCTTAAAAGCTATGTCAGTACTTTTACCAATGTTAGAGAAACACTTCTTTCTTCCGAGAGGCAATTCAAAACCATCGAGGAGCTTTTTGAACG GTTGGTGACTAAGACGACACAGCTAGAGGGGGAGAAGGCGCAGAAGGAGGTTGAAGTTCAGAAACTGATGGAAGAGAATGTGAAGCTGGCGGCACTTCTTGATAAGAAAGAAGCTCAGCTTCTAGCTTTGAATGAACAATGCAAAGTTATGGCTTTAAGTGGATCAAACATCTGA